The sequence TGTCTATATGATCGGCCTTTAACTTCGAGGCTTCCTGTAACCCCATGATCAGTGCCTTGTACTCTGCCTGGTTGTTGGTGGCTTCTCCAATATAACACGAGATTTGGAGTTCGGTTGTGCCCCTGTCATCTTTTATGACAACACCTATGGCTGCAGGGCCAGGATTGCCTCGAGAGGCCCCGTCTACGTGGATAGTGAGACGGTTTACTGCTTTGTCCATTGCTTGTGAAATTGCCGGGATAGGTTCGGCTTCGCTGGTTAAGTGGAGTCAATATTTGGATTGATCGGGCTATCTAACCCACGCATAGGACACGACCGCA comes from Chloroflexota bacterium and encodes:
- a CDS encoding ribonuclease HI family protein; the protein is MDKAVNRLTIHVDGASRGNPGPAAIGVVIKDDRGTTELQISCYIGEATNNQAEYKALIMGLQEASKLKADHIDIKTDSNLMVEQVRGRYKVRNAGLRPLFEEVNRLLAIYKTHSITHIPRHLNKAADALANEALDKLRTH